A window of the Vigna angularis cultivar LongXiaoDou No.4 chromosome 3, ASM1680809v1, whole genome shotgun sequence genome harbors these coding sequences:
- the LOC108324686 gene encoding agamous-like MADS-box protein AGL80, with translation MARKKLKLAFISDEMTRKSTYKRRKKSMMKKVDELATLCGISVCAIICNPFDSETEVWPNPEGAKKVIERFKNASVLNKSRNVNHESFMLQRIAKAQNELKMLRQDNYEKEITLSMFQFMLGQNLPNTVQEIKEIHKMIDKNIKQIENNLAALNSHSI, from the coding sequence ATGGctaggaagaaattgaaacttgCTTTTATCTCTGATGAGATGACAAGGAAAAGCACGTacaagagaaggaagaagagtATGATGAAGAAGGTGGATGAACTTGCGACCCTCTGCGGGATCTCAGTTTGTGCTATAATTTGTAATCCTTTTGATTCTGAGACAGAAGTTTGGCCAAATCCAGAAGGAGCCAAGAAGGTGATCGAGAGGTTTAAGAATGCATCTGTGCTGAACAAAAGCAGGAATGTGAACCACGAAAGCTTCATGCTGCAAAGGATCGCCAAAGCCCAAAATGAATTGAAGATGCTACGTCAAGACAACTATGAGAAGGAGATTACCTTGTCCATGTTTCAGTTCATGCTAGGTCAAAACCTGCCAAATACCGTTCAAGAAATCAAAGAAATCCACAAAATGattgacaaaaatataaaacagatTGAGAATAACTTGGCTGCACTCAACTCTCACtctatttga